Proteins found in one Herbiconiux sp. A18JL235 genomic segment:
- a CDS encoding YidC/Oxa1 family membrane protein insertase, with the protein MNIYEFPPVAAALDGAYAVVQFLTELLSPVAGAGAAAAAVVLLTVLVRLALIPVGVSQARAQLMRKRLAPRLQELRRRHSKNPERLQRETMALYAEEKASPFAGCLPLLIQAPVLSLVYGVFLLPTVNGHPNSLLTETLLGAPLGRSFVSALTGGDDPVGVVVGAIVLLVIAVVAVLSRRLSMRLATPGGTSAAMAPGRPAPRGTDTADALAALAPDGSVGRLLSWLPLLTVAFAAFVPLAASLYLLTSTSWTLGERTVLSRLIR; encoded by the coding sequence ATGAACATCTACGAATTCCCGCCCGTCGCGGCGGCGCTCGACGGCGCCTACGCCGTCGTGCAGTTCCTCACCGAGCTGCTGTCCCCTGTGGCCGGAGCCGGCGCCGCAGCAGCCGCCGTCGTGCTGCTCACCGTGCTCGTACGCCTTGCCCTCATCCCGGTCGGGGTGTCGCAGGCGCGCGCGCAACTGATGCGCAAGCGGCTCGCCCCCCGACTGCAGGAGCTGCGTCGCCGCCACTCCAAGAACCCGGAACGCCTGCAGCGCGAGACCATGGCCCTCTACGCCGAGGAGAAGGCGTCGCCGTTCGCGGGCTGCCTCCCCCTGCTCATCCAGGCCCCCGTGCTCTCGCTCGTCTACGGCGTGTTCCTCCTGCCGACGGTGAACGGCCATCCGAACTCGCTGCTCACCGAGACGCTCCTCGGCGCACCCCTCGGCCGCAGCTTCGTCTCCGCGCTGACCGGTGGCGACGACCCGGTCGGCGTGGTCGTGGGTGCGATCGTGCTGCTCGTCATCGCCGTGGTCGCCGTGCTCTCGCGTCGTCTCTCCATGCGACTCGCAACGCCCGGTGGGACCTCCGCGGCGATGGCCCCCGGGCGGCCGGCCCCCCGCGGAACGGACACGGCGGATGCTCTCGCCGCGCTGGCTCCCGACGGCAGCGTCGGCCGGCTGCTCAGCTGGCTCCCGCTGCTCACCGTGGCCTTCGCGGCGTTCGTGCCGCTGGCGGCCAGCCTCTACCTGCTCACCAGCACGAGCTGGACGCTGGGCGAGCGCACCGTGCTGAGCCGCCTCATCCGGTGA
- a CDS encoding TIGR03557 family F420-dependent LLM class oxidoreductase — protein sequence MARIPVGYAAMLQQFAPSDAVELAVYAENHGFTGVMAADHFQPWVPKQGQAAFVWNVLAALGERTDGDIGPGVTVPSFRWHPAMVAQASATLGAMYPGRHWLGIGPGEALNEHVVGGYWPEASERINRMFEAVDVINKLFSASLAGKDAKHHGPHFTLESTRLWTMPEKAPEILVAAAGPVTARRAGRTVDGMINLGAPLEKIAGLFAKFDDGAREVGRDPSTMPKVLQLHLSWAPTDEEALANAVTEWPNGGMRFPKADIRSPFEFEQIARLVRPDDFDGRLNISSDPDAHRAYIQRFADLGFDRIYLHNVGRNQKEWIDVFGRDVIPKLHR from the coding sequence GTGGCGCGCATCCCCGTCGGCTATGCCGCGATGCTGCAGCAGTTCGCCCCGAGCGATGCCGTCGAGCTCGCGGTCTACGCCGAGAACCACGGGTTCACAGGGGTGATGGCTGCCGACCACTTCCAGCCGTGGGTGCCCAAGCAGGGGCAGGCCGCGTTCGTCTGGAACGTGCTCGCCGCGCTCGGTGAGCGCACCGACGGCGACATAGGGCCCGGCGTCACCGTGCCGAGCTTCCGCTGGCACCCCGCGATGGTGGCGCAGGCGTCCGCCACTCTCGGGGCCATGTACCCCGGGCGGCACTGGCTCGGCATCGGCCCGGGTGAGGCGCTCAACGAACACGTCGTCGGCGGCTACTGGCCGGAGGCATCGGAGCGCATCAACCGCATGTTCGAAGCGGTCGACGTGATCAACAAGCTGTTCTCCGCATCCCTTGCAGGAAAAGACGCCAAGCACCACGGCCCGCACTTCACCCTCGAGTCGACGAGGCTCTGGACGATGCCCGAGAAGGCTCCCGAGATCCTCGTGGCGGCGGCGGGCCCGGTCACGGCGAGGCGCGCGGGGCGCACGGTCGACGGCATGATCAACCTCGGCGCGCCGCTGGAGAAGATCGCCGGTCTGTTCGCGAAGTTCGACGACGGGGCCCGCGAGGTGGGGCGCGACCCCTCCACCATGCCCAAGGTGCTGCAACTGCACCTCTCCTGGGCGCCGACCGACGAGGAGGCGCTCGCGAACGCCGTCACCGAGTGGCCGAACGGCGGCATGAGGTTTCCGAAGGCCGACATCAGGAGCCCGTTCGAGTTCGAGCAGATCGCCCGTCTCGTGCGGCCCGACGACTTCGACGGGCGGCTCAACATCTCGAGCGATCCGGATGCGCACCGGGCCTACATCCAGCGCTTCGCCGACCTCGGTTTCGACCGCATCTACCTGCACAACGTGGGGCGCAACCAGAAGGAGTGGATCGACGTGTTCGGTCGCGACGTCATCCCGAAGCTGCACCGGTGA
- a CDS encoding MIP/aquaporin family protein, with amino-acid sequence MDNLGIDFVAELVGTALLVLLGCGVVANVALVRTKGFNGGFLMVNIGWGLAVFAGVIVSYASGAHLNPAVTLGLVANGAPTFGSEATSVPVNFLSVIAYIGAQMIGAIIGAVFVWLAYKQHFDAEPEAGNKLGVFSTGPAMRSYGWNLITEIIGTFVLVFVVIGFGRNGDGGGLAALGALPVALLVIGIGASLGGPTGYAINPARDLGPRIAHALLPIKGKGSSDWAYSWVPVAGPIIGGLLAGWAAIPLLPILT; translated from the coding sequence GTGGACAATCTCGGAATCGACTTCGTCGCCGAACTGGTGGGGACGGCGTTGCTCGTGCTCCTCGGCTGCGGCGTCGTCGCGAACGTGGCGCTCGTGCGCACGAAAGGTTTCAACGGCGGGTTCCTGATGGTGAACATCGGCTGGGGCCTCGCGGTCTTCGCCGGTGTCATCGTCTCCTACGCCTCCGGCGCCCACCTTAATCCGGCGGTCACCCTCGGACTCGTGGCCAACGGCGCGCCGACGTTCGGGTCGGAGGCCACCTCCGTGCCGGTGAACTTCCTGTCGGTCATCGCCTACATCGGGGCGCAGATGATCGGTGCGATCATCGGTGCCGTGTTCGTGTGGCTTGCCTACAAGCAGCACTTCGACGCCGAGCCCGAGGCCGGCAACAAGCTCGGCGTGTTCTCCACCGGGCCCGCGATGCGCTCCTACGGATGGAACCTGATCACCGAGATCATCGGCACCTTCGTGCTGGTGTTCGTGGTCATCGGCTTCGGCCGCAACGGCGACGGCGGCGGTCTCGCCGCGCTCGGTGCTCTGCCGGTGGCTCTGCTCGTGATCGGTATCGGCGCCTCCCTCGGTGGCCCGACCGGGTACGCGATCAACCCCGCCCGTGACCTCGGCCCGCGCATCGCCCACGCCCTGCTCCCCATCAAGGGCAAGGGCTCCTCCGACTGGGCCTACTCCTGGGTACCCGTCGCCGGCCCCATCATCGGCGGTCTCCTCGCCGGCTGGGCCGCCATCCCGCTCCTGCCCATCCTCACCTAG
- a CDS encoding sugar-binding transcriptional regulator, translating to MAGDGFTSEKERDALRAAHLYYMQDLTMEAIASELHTSRSSVSRLLGYARDTGLVEIQVKSPVDRLSSVQDRIRERHGVTAHVVPVPDSTAEVDRLERVAMSAARILGPFFDSNMTMGIAWGSTLSAVSRHLQEKVTHNSQIVQLNGASNARTTGIGYASEIMSRFGTAFGAYVQQFPVPAFFDDPRTKEVLWRERSIRRVLEIQKHMDIALFGLGSAYAEVPSHVYVGGYLDDADFEQLGRSAVVGDVATVFYRADGSSEDIPMNARSSGPSLAVLKKVARRVCVVSGRSKLPALRGALAAGVMTDLIIDEATAHALLEG from the coding sequence ATGGCCGGAGACGGTTTCACGAGCGAGAAGGAGCGCGACGCGCTCCGGGCCGCACATCTGTACTACATGCAAGACCTCACCATGGAGGCCATCGCAAGCGAACTCCACACCTCGCGGTCGTCGGTGTCGAGGCTGCTCGGCTACGCCAGGGATACCGGGCTCGTCGAGATCCAGGTGAAGTCTCCTGTCGATCGGCTGTCGTCGGTGCAGGACCGCATCCGCGAGCGCCACGGAGTGACGGCGCACGTCGTGCCGGTGCCCGACTCGACGGCCGAGGTCGACCGACTGGAGCGGGTGGCGATGAGTGCCGCACGCATCCTGGGCCCCTTCTTCGACTCGAACATGACGATGGGCATCGCCTGGGGGTCGACCCTCTCGGCGGTGTCGCGGCACCTGCAGGAGAAGGTCACCCACAACTCGCAGATCGTGCAGCTGAACGGTGCCTCGAACGCGCGCACCACGGGCATCGGCTACGCCAGCGAGATCATGAGCCGCTTCGGAACAGCCTTCGGCGCCTACGTGCAGCAGTTCCCGGTGCCGGCGTTCTTCGACGACCCGCGTACCAAGGAGGTGCTCTGGCGCGAGCGCAGCATCCGCCGGGTGCTCGAGATCCAGAAGCACATGGACATCGCGCTGTTCGGGCTCGGCTCGGCCTACGCCGAGGTGCCCTCGCACGTGTACGTGGGCGGGTACCTCGACGACGCCGACTTCGAGCAGCTCGGGCGCTCGGCGGTGGTGGGCGACGTGGCGACGGTGTTCTACCGCGCTGACGGGTCGAGCGAGGACATCCCGATGAACGCCCGCTCGTCGGGGCCGTCGCTGGCGGTGCTCAAGAAGGTCGCGCGGCGGGTGTGCGTGGTGTCGGGCAGGTCGAAGCTCCCGGCGCTGCGAGGGGCGCTGGCGGCCGGCGTGATGACCGACCTCATCATCGACGAGGCGACGGCGCACGCACTGCTGGAGGGCTGA
- a CDS encoding DapH/DapD/GlmU-related protein translates to MSRTFHEIEGERGEVSRYRRHPNGKGFVAVGSEVDPSAFVDPSSYVETGARVGPRASIGPGSWVESGAAIGTGVLIEANVHIGAGAQIGRGARIGSHSRIGARAGVADETRVERDSTIAPGALVRRSGPAGEYMKAA, encoded by the coding sequence GTGAGCAGAACATTCCATGAGATCGAGGGCGAACGCGGCGAGGTGTCGCGGTATCGCCGCCACCCCAACGGCAAGGGCTTCGTGGCCGTGGGCTCCGAGGTCGACCCGAGTGCGTTCGTCGACCCGAGTTCGTACGTGGAGACCGGAGCGCGCGTCGGCCCGCGGGCCAGCATCGGCCCCGGCAGTTGGGTCGAGAGTGGAGCCGCCATCGGCACCGGCGTGCTGATCGAGGCCAATGTGCACATCGGCGCGGGGGCACAGATCGGGCGCGGCGCCCGCATCGGCAGCCACTCGCGCATCGGCGCCCGCGCCGGGGTGGCCGACGAGACGCGCGTCGAGCGCGACAGCACCATCGCGCCCGGGGCACTCGTGCGCCGCTCCGGCCCGGCCGGCGAGTACATGAAGGCCGCCTGA
- the glpK gene encoding glycerol kinase GlpK: MTDEKKYVLAIDQGTTSSRAIIFDHAGTIVSTGQKEHEQIFPKAGWVEHDPMEIWDNVREVIGLALSKADLTRHDIAAVGITNQRETAVVWNKNTGKPVYNAIVWQDTRTQPIVDRLAAGDEAGLERFKPIVGLPLATYFSGTKIVWILENVDGAREAAEAGDLLFGTTDTWVLWNLTGGTDGGVHATDVTNASRTLFMDLETLQWRDDILAEFGVPRSMLPEIKSSSEVYGTVESSNLLREVPVAGILGDQQAATFGQAAFDAGESKNTYGTGNFLIFNTDTEIVHSKNGLLTTLGYKLGDQPAHYALEGSIAVTGSLIQWLRDNLGIIGSAPEVETLAASVEDNGGAYFVPAFSGLFAPYWRSDARGALVGLTRYVNKAHIARAALEATAFQTREVLDAVNADSGVDLTELKVDGGMIANNLLMQFQADILGVPVVRPVVAETTALGAAYAAGLAVGYWGSLDELRANWQEDSRWEPQMDEAERERQLRNWKKAVTKTLDWVDDDVV; encoded by the coding sequence ATGACTGACGAGAAGAAGTACGTCCTCGCGATCGACCAGGGAACCACCTCGTCGCGCGCCATCATCTTCGACCACGCCGGCACCATCGTGTCGACCGGCCAGAAGGAGCACGAGCAGATCTTCCCCAAGGCGGGATGGGTCGAGCACGACCCGATGGAGATCTGGGACAACGTGCGCGAGGTCATCGGCCTCGCCCTGTCGAAGGCCGACCTCACGCGCCACGACATCGCCGCGGTCGGCATCACCAACCAGCGCGAGACCGCCGTGGTGTGGAACAAGAACACCGGCAAGCCCGTCTACAACGCGATCGTGTGGCAGGACACCCGCACCCAGCCCATCGTCGACCGGCTCGCCGCCGGTGACGAGGCCGGCCTCGAGCGGTTCAAGCCGATCGTGGGTCTGCCGCTCGCGACCTACTTCTCGGGCACCAAGATCGTCTGGATCCTCGAGAACGTCGACGGCGCCCGCGAGGCCGCCGAGGCCGGCGACCTGCTGTTCGGCACCACCGACACCTGGGTGCTGTGGAACCTCACCGGCGGAACCGACGGCGGCGTGCACGCCACCGACGTCACGAACGCCTCCCGCACGCTCTTCATGGACCTCGAGACACTCCAGTGGCGCGACGACATCCTCGCCGAGTTCGGCGTGCCCCGCAGCATGCTGCCCGAGATCAAGTCGTCCTCCGAGGTGTACGGCACCGTCGAGTCGTCGAACCTGCTGCGCGAGGTTCCCGTCGCGGGCATCCTGGGCGACCAGCAGGCCGCGACCTTCGGCCAGGCGGCGTTCGACGCCGGCGAGTCGAAGAACACCTACGGCACGGGCAACTTCCTCATCTTCAACACCGACACCGAGATCGTCCACTCCAAGAACGGTCTGCTCACCACCCTCGGCTACAAGCTGGGCGACCAGCCGGCCCACTACGCGCTCGAAGGATCGATCGCGGTCACCGGCTCGCTCATCCAGTGGCTGCGCGACAACCTCGGCATCATCGGGTCGGCGCCCGAGGTGGAGACCCTCGCGGCCTCGGTCGAGGACAACGGCGGCGCGTACTTCGTGCCCGCGTTCTCGGGTCTGTTCGCCCCGTACTGGCGGTCGGATGCGCGCGGTGCGCTCGTCGGCCTCACCCGCTACGTGAACAAGGCGCACATCGCGCGTGCCGCCCTGGAGGCGACCGCGTTCCAGACCCGCGAGGTGCTCGACGCGGTGAACGCCGATTCGGGTGTCGACCTCACCGAGCTGAAGGTCGACGGCGGCATGATCGCCAACAACCTGCTCATGCAGTTCCAGGCCGACATCCTCGGCGTTCCCGTCGTGCGCCCCGTCGTCGCTGAGACCACCGCGCTCGGCGCCGCCTACGCCGCGGGCCTCGCGGTCGGCTACTGGGGCTCGCTCGACGAGCTGCGCGCCAACTGGCAGGAGGACTCCCGCTGGGAGCCGCAGATGGACGAGGCAGAGCGCGAACGCCAGCTCCGCAACTGGAAGAAGGCCGTCACCAAGACCCTCGACTGGGTCGACGACGACGTCGTCTGA
- the cofC gene encoding 2-phospho-L-lactate guanylyltransferase: MSDAAAVWTVVVPVKGTPAGKSRMSPGVDSALRALLAEAFALDTLAAVRDTPSVGRLIVVTDPEAGPATARRATALRIPDVEIVPDPGSGLNAAVIAGLGAAGDAHRAVLLGDLPALVPHDLEEALAAAETHPLAVVPDAQGTGTTLVTARPGAVLIPRFGAGSARRHREAGHVVLDVPADSTLRLDVDTEADLAEAVARGVGAHTRRALAPAELSPPAVRAPSPRR; encoded by the coding sequence GTGAGTGATGCGGCAGCGGTGTGGACGGTCGTCGTGCCGGTGAAGGGAACCCCCGCCGGGAAGAGCCGGATGTCGCCCGGCGTCGACAGCGCTCTCCGCGCCCTCCTCGCCGAGGCCTTCGCCCTCGACACCCTCGCCGCCGTGCGTGACACGCCCTCCGTGGGCCGGCTGATCGTCGTCACCGATCCGGAGGCCGGCCCTGCCACCGCGCGGCGAGCCACTGCGCTCAGGATCCCCGACGTCGAGATCGTCCCCGATCCGGGCAGCGGCCTCAATGCCGCCGTCATCGCGGGCCTGGGGGCAGCGGGCGACGCGCACCGAGCCGTGCTGCTCGGCGACCTGCCGGCGCTCGTGCCGCACGACCTGGAGGAGGCCCTTGCCGCAGCGGAGACGCATCCGCTCGCCGTCGTCCCCGATGCGCAGGGCACGGGGACAACTCTCGTCACGGCGCGACCCGGAGCCGTGCTGATACCGCGATTCGGGGCAGGATCAGCGCGCCGGCACCGCGAGGCGGGGCATGTCGTGCTCGACGTTCCGGCCGACTCGACGCTCCGGCTCGACGTCGACACGGAGGCCGATCTCGCCGAGGCGGTCGCCCGGGGTGTCGGTGCCCACACCCGTCGCGCGCTCGCACCCGCGGAGCTCAGCCCTCCAGCAGTGCGTGCGCCGTCGCCTCGTCGATGA
- a CDS encoding coenzyme F420-0:L-glutamate ligase produces the protein MRVAAFGGIPEITAGDDLVALIGDAVLAAGFEPRDGDVFVVTSKIVSKAEGRIVAAADREDAITAETVRVVATRAHPGGVTRIVENRQGIVQAAAGVDASNTPEGTVLLLPVDPDASARGLARGLRERFGVRLGVIVSDTLGRPWRQGQIDQAIGAAGVAVLDDLRGSRDSFGHQLVVTQAAVADELASAGDLVKGKASGMPVAIVRGAGHAVVESLDTPARALTRTGPGDMFRLGTDEALAEGRAVGYAEGYQAGFAAGLAAAEAASRERGAQG, from the coding sequence CTGCGGGTCGCGGCGTTCGGGGGCATCCCCGAGATCACGGCGGGTGACGACCTCGTGGCGCTCATCGGTGACGCGGTGCTCGCCGCCGGGTTCGAGCCGCGAGACGGCGACGTCTTCGTGGTCACGAGCAAGATCGTTTCGAAGGCGGAAGGGCGCATCGTGGCCGCAGCCGACCGCGAAGACGCCATCACCGCCGAGACGGTGCGGGTGGTGGCCACCCGGGCGCACCCCGGGGGTGTGACCCGCATCGTCGAGAACCGGCAGGGCATCGTGCAGGCGGCGGCCGGGGTGGATGCGTCGAACACGCCGGAAGGCACGGTGCTGCTGCTTCCCGTCGATCCCGATGCCTCGGCGCGGGGGCTCGCGCGCGGGCTGCGGGAGCGGTTCGGGGTGCGGCTCGGGGTGATCGTCTCCGACACGCTCGGCCGGCCGTGGCGGCAGGGGCAGATCGACCAGGCGATCGGGGCGGCGGGGGTGGCGGTGCTCGACGACCTGCGCGGCTCGCGCGACAGCTTCGGGCACCAGCTCGTCGTCACGCAGGCGGCGGTCGCCGACGAGCTGGCCTCAGCGGGCGATCTCGTGAAGGGGAAGGCGAGCGGGATGCCCGTGGCGATCGTGCGCGGGGCAGGGCACGCCGTCGTGGAGTCGCTCGACACCCCCGCCCGCGCCCTCACCCGCACCGGGCCAGGAGACATGTTCCGGCTGGGCACCGACGAGGCGCTCGCGGAAGGGCGCGCGGTGGGGTACGCCGAGGGGTACCAGGCGGGGTTCGCCGCGGGGCTCGCGGCGGCGGAGGCGGCGAGCCGCGAGCGGGGCGCGCAGGGCTGA
- a CDS encoding glycerol-3-phosphate dehydrogenase/oxidase: MSTSQTDIRSDVQAIRSNPRTQVLIIGGGINGIGTFRDLALQGVDVVLVERGDYASGASSASSHMIHGGVRYLENGEFRLVKESVQERNRLLRLAPHYVKPLPTTIPIFSTFSGILSAPLRFLTHKSGKPKERGALLIKVGLLGYDSFSRDGGTVPRHKFVGRKKSLAKLPKLRPDVKYTATYYDAAVENPERLALDLVQDALATGPHARTANYVEAVGANGDPVVLRDTVTGETFEVTAEVVVNTTGPWTDLTNAALGEATRFMGGTKGSHIVLDNPELYEACAGGEVFFENNDGRIVLIYPLNGRVLVGTTDLEADPSEPALCTEEEVDYFFELVGHVFPTITVERPQIVYRYSGIRPLPGHGDTAPGFVSRDYRIEQASFGSSKTVTQLSLVGGKWTTFRALAEHLANDTLALLGRSRTVSTTDLAIGGGVGFPQTPAAVTNWVKANGADLGEERTRILLARYGTNAAKVIAHIVAAEETDAPLATLPGYSTAEIGYLMGEHTVHLSDLVLRRSIIAFVGSLDQAVFDELSELAAAAHGWSPERLADERAQAAENLRFFHGIVVEASNKTAAGAVN; the protein is encoded by the coding sequence GTGAGCACCTCACAGACCGACATCCGCTCCGACGTCCAGGCCATCCGGAGCAACCCCAGAACACAGGTGCTCATCATCGGCGGCGGCATCAACGGCATCGGCACCTTCCGCGACCTGGCCCTCCAGGGCGTCGACGTGGTGCTGGTCGAGCGCGGCGACTACGCCTCTGGTGCGTCGAGCGCGTCGAGCCACATGATCCACGGAGGCGTGCGCTACCTCGAGAACGGCGAGTTCCGCCTCGTGAAGGAGAGCGTGCAGGAGCGCAACCGGCTGCTCCGCCTGGCTCCCCACTACGTGAAGCCGCTGCCCACCACCATCCCGATCTTCTCCACCTTCTCGGGCATCCTGAGCGCCCCGCTTCGCTTCCTCACCCACAAGTCGGGAAAGCCGAAGGAGCGCGGCGCGCTGCTCATCAAGGTGGGCCTGCTCGGCTACGACTCCTTCTCGCGCGACGGCGGCACCGTGCCCCGCCACAAGTTCGTGGGCCGCAAGAAGTCGCTCGCGAAGCTGCCGAAGCTGCGTCCCGACGTGAAGTACACCGCCACCTACTACGACGCCGCCGTCGAGAACCCCGAGCGCCTCGCGCTCGACCTGGTTCAGGATGCGCTGGCGACGGGCCCGCACGCCCGCACCGCCAACTACGTCGAGGCCGTCGGCGCGAACGGCGACCCCGTCGTGCTCCGCGACACCGTCACGGGCGAGACCTTCGAGGTCACCGCCGAGGTCGTCGTGAACACCACCGGCCCCTGGACCGACCTCACCAACGCAGCCCTCGGCGAGGCCACCCGCTTCATGGGCGGCACCAAGGGGTCGCACATCGTGCTCGACAACCCTGAGCTCTACGAGGCCTGCGCCGGTGGCGAGGTGTTCTTCGAGAACAACGACGGCCGCATCGTGCTCATCTACCCGCTGAACGGCCGCGTGCTCGTCGGCACCACCGACCTCGAGGCCGACCCCAGCGAGCCCGCCCTCTGCACCGAGGAGGAGGTCGACTACTTCTTCGAGCTCGTCGGCCACGTCTTCCCCACCATCACGGTCGAGCGCCCGCAGATCGTCTACCGGTATTCGGGCATCCGCCCGCTTCCCGGTCACGGCGACACCGCCCCCGGCTTCGTCTCGCGCGACTACCGCATCGAGCAGGCGAGCTTCGGCTCGTCGAAGACCGTCACGCAGCTGAGCCTCGTCGGCGGCAAGTGGACGACCTTCCGCGCCCTCGCCGAGCACCTCGCGAACGACACCCTGGCCCTCCTCGGCCGCAGCCGCACCGTGAGCACCACCGACCTCGCCATCGGCGGCGGCGTGGGCTTCCCGCAGACCCCCGCCGCGGTCACCAACTGGGTGAAGGCGAACGGGGCCGACCTCGGTGAGGAGCGCACGCGCATCCTGCTCGCCCGCTACGGCACGAACGCCGCGAAGGTGATCGCGCACATCGTCGCCGCCGAGGAGACGGATGCGCCCCTGGCCACCCTGCCGGGCTACAGCACCGCCGAGATCGGCTACCTGATGGGCGAGCACACAGTTCACCTCAGCGACCTCGTGCTGCGCCGCAGCATCATCGCCTTCGTCGGCTCGCTCGACCAGGCCGTGTTCGACGAGCTCAGCGAGCTCGCCGCCGCGGCCCACGGCTGGTCGCCGGAGCGTCTCGCCGACGAGCGGGCGCAGGCGGCGGAGAATCTTCGCTTCTTCCACGGCATCGTGGTGGAGGCGTCGAACAAGACGGCGGCGGGCGCCGTCAACTAA
- a CDS encoding DUF6412 domain-containing protein — MDHLRRDAHWLERDSAGAGVGVSARGLWSAFDQSPFLRRLSVLLGLLSVGSASAMIFSALGAVGAAGSAGTGTGTDGVLTALALAAVVTTACAVAALAVVLLAASTRHRHTRRCEAADDDLPTVITQSRPDAPGRPRTRAPGRLLAIA; from the coding sequence ATGGACCACCTCCGGCGAGACGCGCACTGGCTCGAGCGCGACAGCGCCGGGGCCGGCGTCGGCGTGAGCGCCCGGGGACTGTGGAGCGCGTTCGACCAGTCGCCGTTCCTGCGGCGGCTGAGCGTGCTGCTCGGCCTGCTGAGTGTGGGTTCGGCCTCGGCGATGATCTTCTCCGCGCTCGGTGCGGTCGGTGCAGCGGGCAGCGCGGGCACCGGCACCGGTACCGACGGAGTCCTCACCGCCCTGGCCCTGGCCGCCGTCGTCACCACCGCCTGCGCCGTTGCGGCGCTGGCCGTCGTGCTCCTCGCGGCCTCCACCCGCCACCGCCACACCCGACGCTGCGAGGCGGCCGACGACGACCTCCCCACCGTCATCACCCAGTCCCGGCCCGACGCGCCGGGGCGGCCCCGCACGAGGGCTCCCGGGCGTCTCCTCGCGATCGCCTAG
- the coaD gene encoding pantetheine-phosphate adenylyltransferase, which translates to MSSVAVVPGSFDPITLGHLDVIERAASIFEEVHVVVVHNPDKQALIPIAHRVSLIEKSLDERGLVGAGIVISSWSMGLLVDYCTDVGATAIVKGIRSQIDVAYETPMAIVNRNLAEVETIFLLPDPAHAHVSSSLVRQVSALGGDVAPYVPGVVAEFLKHTAD; encoded by the coding sequence ATGAGCAGTGTGGCCGTCGTCCCCGGTTCCTTCGACCCCATCACCCTCGGTCACCTCGACGTGATCGAGCGCGCTGCCTCGATCTTCGAGGAGGTGCACGTGGTGGTCGTGCACAATCCCGACAAGCAGGCGCTCATCCCGATCGCCCACCGGGTGTCGCTCATCGAGAAGTCGCTCGACGAGCGCGGGCTCGTCGGTGCGGGCATCGTCATCAGCTCGTGGAGCATGGGCCTGCTCGTCGACTACTGCACCGACGTGGGCGCGACGGCGATCGTGAAGGGCATCCGCTCCCAGATCGATGTCGCGTACGAGACGCCGATGGCGATCGTCAACCGCAACCTCGCCGAGGTCGAGACCATCTTCCTGCTCCCCGACCCCGCCCACGCCCACGTCTCGAGCTCCCTCGTGCGCCAGGTCTCGGCGCTCGGCGGCGACGTGGCGCCCTACGTGCCGGGCGTGGTGGCGGAGTTCCTCAAGCACACCGCGGACTGA